The Xanthomonas sp. DAR 80977 nucleotide sequence GACCGCGAACCTGGAGCGCGCAGCGCGGAAGGCGCGAGGACGGGTGTGCTTTCTTTTGGTTACTTTTCTTTGCACAAGCAAAGAAAAGTGACTCGCGCCCGCAGGGCGTGAAATGCTTTCAACAATGCACTGCGTGCCAGCCAAGCAGGATCAAACGCTGAAACGTATTTCCCTGATCTTGAGCCGTCCAGTCGTGACAGCCCTCTCCACGCACCTGTCGCGACGAACGCCTTGTCCGCCGCATCCGGAAATCAATGAAGTTCGGGATTGTTCTGCACCCCGACGAAGCGCAGCCCCACGCCCGGTTCGGTGGCGATGTAGCGCGGCGCCACCGCGCTGTCGCCGAGTTTCTGCCGCAACTTGCCGACCAGGATGCGCAGGTAGTGGGTGTCCTCCTGGTGGGTCGGCCCCCACACTTCGCGCAGCAGTTGCGGCTGGGTGAGCACGCGTCCGCTGTGGCGCAGCAGCAGGGCCAGCAGCGCGTATTCCTTGCGGCTCAGCGGCAGCGGCTCGCCGTCCAGGCGCACCTCGCGCAGGCCGAGGTGGATGTGCAGGTGGCCGTCGTCGAACACCGGCTCGGCTTCGCCGGCGGCCGGCTGCATGCGCAGCAGCACGCGGATGCGCGCCATCAGTTCCTGCACGCCGAACGGCTTGGTCACGTAGTCGTTGGCGCCGGCGTCCAGCGCCTGCACCTTCTCCGCCTCGCCGGCGCGCACGGTGAGCATGATCACCGGCACCGTGGACCACTGCCGCAATTCGCGCAGCACGCTGTGCCCGTCCTGGTCGGGCAGGCCCACGTCCAGCACCACCAGTTCGGCGCCGTGCGCGGCCAGTTGCGCCAGGCCGTCGCCGCCGCTGGCCGCCTGCAGCACGCGGTAGCCCTGCGCGCGCAGGCTGATGTCCAGGAAACGCCGGATCTGCGGCTCGTCGTCGATGACCAGCACGCGCGGCGGCGGAATCGGATC carries:
- a CDS encoding response regulator, producing the protein MPTESHADPIPPPRVLVIDDEPQIRRFLDISLRAQGYRVLQAASGGDGLAQLAAHGAELVVLDVGLPDQDGHSVLRELRQWSTVPVIMLTVRAGEAEKVQALDAGANDYVTKPFGVQELMARIRVLLRMQPAAGEAEPVFDDGHLHIHLGLREVRLDGEPLPLSRKEYALLALLLRHSGRVLTQPQLLREVWGPTHQEDTHYLRILVGKLRQKLGDSAVAPRYIATEPGVGLRFVGVQNNPELH